GGCATCAGGGGCATTGGGTCACACCGCCCGTCACTCGGCGCCGAACTGCGCCCAGTGTTCTCCCATCAGCCCCCGCGGGCGCACCAGGAGCACGAAGGCCATCAGCGCGTACATCGACGCCTCGGCGGCCGGCGGCCAGAACAGGACCGTGAGCGCCCGGATCAGCCCGACCAGGAGGCCGGCGACGACCGGTCCCCAGAAGCTCCCCAGCCCGCCGATCACCACGACCACGAAGGCGGCGGTCCCGATCTCGTTCCCCATCGCCGGGTAGATCCCGGCCAGCGGCGCCGACAGGACGCCGGCGAGGCCGGCCAGGGCGACCCCGACCCCGAACACGGCCGTCATGAAGGGGCGGAGGCTCAGACCGAGGGCGCGGACCATCTCGGGGTCGCGCGTCCCGGCCCGGACCACGATGCCCCACGGCGTCTTCTCGAGGGCGAGCCAGAGACCCCCGATGGCCAGCGCGGTGATCCCGATCACGACGAGCCGGTAGCGGGAGTAGACGAAGTCGCCGACCGTCACGAACCCGCGAAGGGCGGCCGGAATCTGGAAAGGGTGCCCCGAGGCGCCCCAGACGATCCGGACGGCCTGCTCCCCCACCATCGCCAGCCCGAAGGTGAAGAGGAGCCCCAGGAGCGGGTCTTCCCGGTAGAGCCGGCGGAGGAACGTCGTCTCGATCGCCATCCCGACGAGCCCCACCAGGAGCGGCGAGATCAGGAGCGCGCCGCCGAAGCCGGCCAGCCGCTGAGCCTCGAGGGCGAGGTAGGCGCCGAGGGCGTAGAACGCGCCGTGAGCGAGGTTGATCACGCCCCCGAGCCCGAAGATCAGCGAGAGCCCGAGGGCCAGGGTCGTGTAATAGGCGCCGACCACCAGGCCGTTGGCGAGGTGCTCGAGCAGGATGATGGGCGAGATCGGGGGCACGGCTGGCTCGACGCGGGGCGAGGGGGACCCCTCGGCCTTGTCGCGGCCCCCCTCACCCCGTCCTCTCCCCCGGTCGGGGAGAGGGATGCCTCACACGGGGGGCATGTTGCAGGGGTTCTCGGCCTTGGTGGGCTGGATCAGCTCGAGGGACTGGCCGGCCGGCGGCATCGGCTCGACGATCTCGAAGATGTCCCACTGGTCCTTCGACTTGGCCTTGTCCTTCACCTTGACGACGTACATCGTCTGGAGGAGCTGGTGGTCCCAGTCCCGGAACCAGCCCTCGCGGCCTTTGAGGATGTCGAACTTCGCCCCTTTCTCGAAGTGCCGGACGAGGTCGGCGCTCTGGGTGCTCTTGGTCTCGGCGATGGCCTGCAGCACGATGCGGATCCCGACGTACTCGCCCCAGGCCTGGTTCTCGGGTGGCTTCCCGAAGCGCTTGACGAACCGCTCGGTGAACTCCGGGGACCCCTTCTCCTTGAGATCGTGGTACCAGAGGCTCTGCCAGTATCCGGAGAGCGCGTCGAGCCCGGCCGGCCAGAAATTGCTCGTGTCCATGACCCCGCCGGCCAGCGGGAACGGGGCCCCGAACTCCTTGTACTGCTTGAGGAAGGTCGTCTGGTCCGTCCCCGCCAGGTTCAGGTAGACGAGATCGGGCTTGATGGTGCGGAGCTTCAGGATGTAGGCGGAATAGTCGAGGGTGCCGGTCGGGATCATGTCGTTACCCAGGCTCACGCCGCCGTTCTCGCCGAGGAACTTGGACGACACGCGGTAGAGGTCGTGGCCGAACGCGTAGTCGGCCGTGAGGAAATACCACTTGGCCCCCTTGATCTTGCCCTCGCGGGCCTGCCAGAGGCCGATGGTCTTCGTGTACATCGTGTTGCACCCCTCCACGTGGAAGAGGTACCGCTGGCATCGCGCGCCCCGCCCCTCGTCGGAGTTCCAGCCGGTGTTGACATAGACG
The sequence above is drawn from the Candidatus Methylomirabilota bacterium genome and encodes:
- a CDS encoding branched-chain amino acid ABC transporter permease; amino-acid sequence: MSPIILLEHLANGLVVGAYYTTLALGLSLIFGLGGVINLAHGAFYALGAYLALEAQRLAGFGGALLISPLLVGLVGMAIETTFLRRLYREDPLLGLLFTFGLAMVGEQAVRIVWGASGHPFQIPAALRGFVTVGDFVYSRYRLVVIGITALAIGGLWLALEKTPWGIVVRAGTRDPEMVRALGLSLRPFMTAVFGVGVALAGLAGVLSAPLAGIYPAMGNEIGTAAFVVVVIGGLGSFWGPVVAGLLVGLIRALTVLFWPPAAEASMYALMAFVLLVRPRGLMGEHWAQFGAE
- a CDS encoding ABC transporter substrate-binding protein, with translation MKTMRRRDVLKAGLGAAAAAGLGFPAVLRAQDAIKIGHLTPRTGFLGVTGAYAYMAAQMAVDEANAAGGVLGRKIELISEDTPNPGVAVTKAQKLIERDRATFLLGEISSASGLAISEVAQRGKIVYVNTGWNSDEGRGARCQRYLFHVEGCNTMYTKTIGLWQAREGKIKGAKWYFLTADYAFGHDLYRVSSKFLGENGGVSLGNDMIPTGTLDYSAYILKLRTIKPDLVYLNLAGTDQTTFLKQYKEFGAPFPLAGGVMDTSNFWPAGLDALSGYWQSLWYHDLKEKGSPEFTERFVKRFGKPPENQAWGEYVGIRIVLQAIAETKSTQSADLVRHFEKGAKFDILKGREGWFRDWDHQLLQTMYVVKVKDKAKSKDQWDIFEIVEPMPPAGQSLELIQPTKAENPCNMPPV